The Acidobacteriota bacterium genome has a segment encoding these proteins:
- a CDS encoding NADH-quinone oxidoreductase subunit I has protein sequence MAAVKAFFMKVLFIDLWKGLFVTERYQWKKKFTMQYPEELPDIPPRFRGRLIVDMPLCISCKLCEIACPTNVITVIKNPDKTKREPLEFTIDHGRCSFCGLCVDACPTDCILHHEEYELAVYSYDDLYHHKELVGRKWSEAGQFQLEAQVAASVHTERPPGEGGGNATAA, from the coding sequence ATGGCTGCGGTAAAAGCGTTCTTCATGAAGGTCCTCTTCATCGACCTCTGGAAGGGACTGTTCGTGACGGAAAGGTACCAGTGGAAGAAGAAGTTCACGATGCAGTACCCGGAGGAGTTGCCCGACATTCCCCCGCGCTTCCGGGGGCGCCTCATCGTGGACATGCCGCTCTGCATCTCCTGCAAGCTGTGCGAGATCGCCTGCCCCACGAACGTCATTACCGTCATCAAGAACCCCGACAAGACCAAGAGGGAGCCCCTGGAGTTCACCATCGACCACGGCCGCTGCTCCTTCTGCGGCCTGTGCGTGGACGCCTGCCCCACCGACTGCATCCTGCACCACGAGGAGTACGAGCTGGCGGTCTACAGCTACGACGACCTTTACCACCACAAGGAGCTCGTGGGGCGCAAGTGGAGCGAGGCCGGGCAGTTTCAGCTTGAAGCGCAGGTGGCGGCCTCCGTGCACACCGAGCGCCCGCCGGGCGAGGGCGGCGGCAACGCAACGGCCGCGTAG